The genomic region CCGTCGTATCTGGCGTGGTTCGTCGGCGGGATGATGCTGGCTGCCCTGCAGCCGCTGGGCGTGCGGGCCTACGCACTGGCGTGTGTCCCACTGGCGGTGGTGTGCTACTTCATCGCCTCGACGCCGATCGGCGGTGAGCCCACCACCTCGCCGTCGGAGTTGCGAGATGCCCTGGTCAAAGCGCTGTTCTACGCCGTGATCGCCACGCTGGTGGTCGCTCCGCTGGCACTGAGAGGTGCCGGGTCGGCGGATGGCAGGCAGCAGGGCCTCTACTCCCGCGTGCTGGCCAGTCGGCCGATGGTGTTCCTCGGCGAGATCTCCTACGAGATCTTCCTGATCCACCTGATCACCATGGAGTTGGTGATGGTGGAGATACTGCGCTACCCCATCTACACCGGCTCGATCACGATGCTGTTCCTCGTCACGCTCGTCGTGACGGTGCCCCTGGCGTGGCTGCTGCACCGCTTCACCCGCGTGCGGACCGGCTGACCTGGGACCCACCGCGCCGGGACGAGTTAGGTTAACCTAACCGGACCAGCGACACGAAGGGCGTCATGTCGGACAAAAAACCAACGCGCGGTTTTCAGGGGGCGGTGCTCAAGCTTCTGCGCGCCGGCGACAACGAGTTGACCGTGACCGGTAAGCGCACGATCAGCCCGCACTACACGCGGCTGAGCTTCACCGCGGGGGGCATGCTGGCCGACCGGCCGCTGCACCCGACGATGTGGATCCGCATGTGGTTCGCCGACGGAGACAAGCTGCATCAACGCGGTTACACGCTGGTCGACCCCGATCCCACGAACGACACCGTCGACATCGAGTTCGCCCTTCACGACGGAATCGCCTCGGACTGGGCACAGCGCGCGCAGCCCGGTGACACCATCGAGGTCACCGTGCTCGGCAGCAATTTCGGTCTGCCCGAACCCCCGCCCGCCGGCTACGTGATCGTGGGCGACACCGCCTCGTTGCCTGCGATCAA from Mycobacterium sp. IDR2000157661 harbors:
- a CDS encoding siderophore-interacting protein; its protein translation is MSDKKPTRGFQGAVLKLLRAGDNELTVTGKRTISPHYTRLSFTAGGMLADRPLHPTMWIRMWFADGDKLHQRGYTLVDPDPTNDTVDIEFALHDGIASDWAQRAQPGDTIEVTVLGSNFGLPEPPPAGYVIVGDTASLPAINSLLSAIGEAPAQVFLEAGHDDDKQLPVARSTDVTWVDRKNAGEALVEAVKTASFDASDHFGWVACDNRTTRAVAKVLREDYKIGKKSIKAQAYWVA